A stretch of DNA from Myxococcales bacterium:
AGATTCGCGTCGCGGCGGCCGGAACCCGGGCCGAACTCGCAACGGATCGCTCCGCACCTCATCCGAGTCCGTCCCGCGTCTCGCGTGCATCAGCACTGTCGTTCGAAGGGATCGTCAAGCCCGACGGCGGTCGCACGATTGGCGAAGTCTTTGACGGAGGAAAGGGGCTTGCGGGGAGTGAAGTTGCGATTCGCGGCCGCGTCGTCAAGTACTCGCCGAGAATCATGGGGACCAACTGGATCCATCTCCAAGATGGGACCGAGGGAAGAGATGGCGACAACGATCTGGTGATCACGACCGACGATGTCGCTTCGGTCGGCGATCTCGTGTTGGTGCGCGGTGTCGTCCGTGCCGACCGGGACTTCGGCTACGGATATTTCTACGAACTCATCGTCGAAGGGGCGAAGGTCACCGCAGAGTAGGCCGCTTCGGATCAGTTGTTTGCGGCTCCCTCGATCACCCAATCGATCAGCACGCCGTACATGCCCTCGACCGTCGACTTCGCTGTGGGGTCGTCGACGCCCTTGGCCTCGAAGCTCCCGGTCCATTCGATCCGACAACCACTCCCATACTCGGATATGGTGACGGAGGCGTTGTAGTTCTGGACCGGCAGGGGATTGCCTTCGGTAATGGTGTACGAGACCTTGCGCGCGAGATCGTCACGCTCGAGCAACTTCTCTCGGACCGGCGAGCCGTCCGGGGTTGGGTAGATGTTGCGAACCATTCCGACTCCGTCGCCTTCGACCTCGGTCTTCGCGATGCCCTTCATCCAGCTCGTATTGCCAAAATCCGCGAGCAGATCGTAGACGTCATCGGCGGACGATTCAGAACTCTTGCTCACCGTTACTTCGATCATGGCGGACTCCTTCGACTGACATGACAGGTCGCATTCCGGGTCGGAAAAACTAATCGAGCATTTCGCTCGCAATCAACTCTTCGAGGTAGCTCGTGTCCCACCAACTGATCTGCAGCTGTTTGGCGCGTCGGAAGTATAGCTGGATGTCATACTCGACCGTAAAGCCTACCCCGCCGAAGACCTGCTCGGCCATCGCGGTGAGATCTCGGTAGGTCTGGCAGGCAAACATCTTCGCCATCGGAGCCAGACGCGCGATCGGTTTGCCCGCGCCGCTCGCCCAGGCCGCTTCGTACATGAGCGTACGAGCGCCGGCGAGGTTGGTCGACGCATCGGCGAGATAGTGGGAGATTGCCTGGAAGGCCGCGATCGGCTTGCCGAACTGCTCTCGTTGCTGGGCGAATTCAACCGTGAGTTCGAGGGCCCGGCCGGACCCGCCAACCGCGAGTGCCGCGAGCAGGATGACGCCTTCGTACATGGTGGCGTTGAAAGAAGCCCAGTTGCCCACAATGTCGCCCTGCGAAACCTCGACGCCGTCGAAGTCCACCCGGTACTGGGTGTCGGAAGACAAACTCTTGAGCTGGATGAGGCTCACTCCCTTTGCACTGGGATCGACGAGAAAGATCGAAACATCTTCTTCGGCGTCGCCCGTGCGAGCCAGTACCAACAGGCGGTCGGCTTCACTGGCAAAGTGGACGTGCAGTTTGGTGCCGCTGATCGTGAATCCACCACCGCTCGCCTGGGCTCGCACCTGAACGCCCTTGGGACCGAAGCCGTTGTGAGGTTCGAGCCATGCCGGAGTGAGGATCGAGTCGCCGCTGGCAATCTTGGGCAGCCATTCGGATTTCTGGTCTTCACTTCCGCTGGCCAGCAGAATCTTGGCTGAGAGAATTGCGCTGTGGAAGTGGGGGCTCGGGCAAAGACGGCTGCCCAACTCTTCGTAGGTGATCGCGGCTTCCATCATGCCCATATCCGAGCCACCGTACTGTTCGGGAATGATGATGCCCGTGAGACCCAGCTCTGCAAATTGCTTCCACAGATCGTCGGGGTAACCCTTGGGATCGTCTTCCATGGCGCGCACGACCGCGGGGCTCGCGAGTTCGTCACACACACCGCGCACGGTTTCGCGCAGCATGTCTTGCTCTTCGGTGAAATCGAGATTCATATCGTCGTCCTCTTACGGCGGGGCTCTGCGCACTTCAGACGTGCTTGCAGAGAGTATAAGCTGTTGATTGTCAGGGCATGGCCCTTAGGGTTTCCAGCGCTCTCCCTTGCGCTTCCAGGGGTTGTCGTTTTCGTCGGCCGGGAGTGCCACACGCACCGTGCAATCCGTCACAGTCTTTTCATCGACCGATAGATTGATCTCGAGGGTTGCCCAGTGACAGCCGGTGTCGTCCGTTTCAATTTCGCGCACTGTGCCGCGAAAGACCATGGTGTCGTTGGGATACACAGAGTCCTTCATGCGAAACTGCATTTTGCCGAGTCGTGCTCGCGGTCCCGTCCAATCGCTTACATACCGCTCGAACCAGGTCGATTGGTTGGGCGTATTGAGAAAGATGTCCTTGGTACCACTGTGGTTGATGGCGAAGTCCCTGTCGTGGTGCATCGGGCGCGTGTCGCGAGTCGCCAGCGCGCCGAGAATGACGGTCGTGGCCGTTACGTCGTACGAGAAGTCGGGCAGGGCGTCGCCGCTCTTGACCTGGCTGGCGGTGAGGCTTGCAAGGGCGGCGCTCATGCTGCGTTCCTCCGGTAGCCAAACCCCGTGTAGGATTCGGTTCCGACGTATTCGTCGTTCTGGTTGGTGTAGACGACGTCGATCAGCCAGAAGCGACCGGTCCCCAGTTTAGTCGTCTTCGGGTCACTCAGGGTGCGGAGAATTTGAGCAGTGCGCAGCCGGTCGCCGGGGCGCACGGGCTCGCCAAACGTCACCGTGTAGTCGGACATGATCGCTTCCGGGAGTTCGAGGACTTCCTTCAAATCAAAGTGGATCTGCAAGGGCAGCGCCTGTTTGGTGCGGCCCGGGGCCCAGTGGTGGGGGCGAAACCAGGTCGAGATCATGGTGGGCGGTGCGATCGGGCCATCGGTCAGTTCATTCGCGACCTTCTCGTCCCAAAAAAGCGGATTGCCCATTTCGACCGAAGCGCACGCGGTCCAGATATAACCTTGCTCGACCGGAAACTCGCTTACTTCCCGGTAGCGCTCCTCACCGATCCAGTCCCTTACCTCGGCCGGAATTTCCGGCAGTGCGTCACTCATGCTGTCGCGCTCCTGTTCGTTGCTGCCCGCTCGTTGCCGCGCAAGGGAAATTGCACGGCACTACTCAATCGCCCCTTCGGCCGCGAGCTTTGCAATTTCTCCTGCGTCGTAGCCGGCCGCGGTCAATAACTCCGACGCGTCGCTGCACCCAGCGGGCCGAACCTGGTGGGTGGGCTGGTCGCGAATTCCACCCGCGAGGATCGGACCCACCTGGCGAAACTCGCCGTGTTCAACGTGAATGGCCTGCATGAAGATCTTGCGGGCTGCATGGTGAGGATCATCGACTACTTCGGGAATCGTGAGCACGGGTGCCACGCAGGTGTCGTTGGGCGCGAGGGCTTCGGTCCACTCGTCTCGCGTGCGGGTCAGGAAGGCCTGCTTGAACGCCTCGCGAATCTCGTCCTGCATTGCGTCGTCCAGCTGGGACTTCGCGTACTGCGATAGCTCCAGCGCGTTACACAGATTTACGTAGAACTTGGGTTCGATCGCGCCGACCGAGACCCACTTGCCGTCCTTTGTGGGGTAGACGTCGTAGAACGCGTAGCGCCCGGTCAGGAGAACCTGGCGCGGTCCCGCGACCTGGCCCGTCGCGAGATACTGATCGATTGCCAGCGCCATCAGGGAAAGCACACCTTCGGTTGCGGAAACGTCGAGATACGTGCCTTTGCCGTTGTTACCGTCATGGCCGCGCTTCACCAATGCGGCCATGATCGACATGGCGGCGTGCATGCCCCCCCCCGCACTGTCGGCGACGGTCGCCCCCGGAATGGGGGGCCCGCCGTCTTCACGCGGTTCCGTGCAGGCGAGGAAACCCGACATGGCCAGGTAATTGATGTCGTGCCCCGCCCAGCTCGAAGCGGGCCCGTCCTGGCCGTAGCCCGTAGTCGAGCAGTAGACGATGCGTTCGTTGCGCGCGGATACCTCCGCGTAGCCGATCCCGAGGCGGTCGACGACGCCCGGACGAAAACTCTCGATCATCACGTCTGCATGTTCCACCAGGCGCAAAAATCCCTCGCGCCCCGCGTCCGACTTCATATCGATCGCGATGTGCTTGAGACCACGCCCCGCGCCATAGGTGTGAAAGGGAGGTTGAATCTGCACGGCGCCCTGCTTTGCGATCGGCCCGACCTGAACCACGCTGGCGCCGTAATCTGCGAGGGTCCGCGCCGCCCGGGCAGCGGGGCCCACGCTCGCGAGATTGAGCACGGTGATGGCATCCAGCAAGGGGGTCGTGGACATGGGCGCCTCGGCGTCAAAACCGGTGATTGAGCCTTCGGAGAAGGCGTTTAATATATACGAGACGATGCGTCTTGTAAATGCCCGGAGCCTTTCGGCTGCGCAGGCTAGCTGGCGGCCTACCAGCCGAGCGCGTCCGCGACCCGGTCGAGTTCCGCGGGATCGGAGGTGGTGGGGACGAGGCTCAGTTCATCCGCGCCTGTGTCTTCTACGCGCCGCACCCAGTCCTTGAGGGCCTGGGCAGAGTCGCAGCTCACGCTCTCGGCCAGCTTTTGGGCCACGTCAGGTTCAAAGAAATTCAAATACCGATTGAGATAGCGATCCAGTTGTCCCCGGGCGTCGCTCCCCAGGGCAAACCAGAAGCTGGTGACCAGCCGCGGCTGGCTTTCTCTCCCCGACTCTTTCCAGTACTTGCGCGCAAGCGCAAAGCTGTTGTCGATCTCTTTTATAGACGGACCGAAACTGAAACCCGCGAGCCCATCGGCCCAGCGTGAAACATGTTTGATGGCCGGCTCGGAGAGCGAAGCCGCCAAGATCTCCGGGCCGCCCGGCTGAAGCGGAGCGGGTTCGACGGGTCGCAGCGGCCCTTCGACCACGATCTCTCCCGCCCACACGCGCTTCATCGTGGCGATCTGTTGTTCGAGTTGCGACAGCCTGCGTTTGCTGAACGTCGCCCCGAGGGCCTGGTAGTCCTCTTCACGCGCCCCGGCCCCCACCCCAAGGCACAGGCGCCCGCCCGAGATCACGTCAATGGTGGCGAGCTCCTTCGCCCGGTTGACCGCGTTGTGCATCGGCATGATGAGCACGTAGGACATGATGCGCACGCGGTTGGTCACCGCCGCCGCCACGCTGAGGGTCACCATGGCGGCGAGATTGGGAAAGTTGATCCGCTCGCCCACGGCGAGACTCGAATAGGGGCCCTTGTCGATTCCCACGCACCAGGCCAGCAGGGTTTCGCGGTCCAACCCCGGGACCATCACGGGCACATTCATGCCGATATCCATTGAGAATCTCCGTCGGTCGACCCGTGCGTTCGGCTGTCCGCACCCTTGATCGGTTACACCAGATTGGTTGTGGATTCACCTGCGGAGTTATTGCATTCATTGCGCGATTTCCCCGTATCCATCTCGACAG
This window harbors:
- a CDS encoding SRPBCC family protein — encoded protein: MIEVTVSKSSESSADDVYDLLADFGNTSWMKGIAKTEVEGDGVGMVRNIYPTPDGSPVREKLLERDDLARKVSYTITEGNPLPVQNYNASVTISEYGSGCRIEWTGSFEAKGVDDPTAKSTVEGMYGVLIDWVIEGAANN
- a CDS encoding acyl-CoA/acyl-ACP dehydrogenase, coding for MNLDFTEEQDMLRETVRGVCDELASPAVVRAMEDDPKGYPDDLWKQFAELGLTGIIIPEQYGGSDMGMMEAAITYEELGSRLCPSPHFHSAILSAKILLASGSEDQKSEWLPKIASGDSILTPAWLEPHNGFGPKGVQVRAQASGGGFTISGTKLHVHFASEADRLLVLARTGDAEEDVSIFLVDPSAKGVSLIQLKSLSSDTQYRVDFDGVEVSQGDIVGNWASFNATMYEGVILLAALAVGGSGRALELTVEFAQQREQFGKPIAAFQAISHYLADASTNLAGARTLMYEAAWASGAGKPIARLAPMAKMFACQTYRDLTAMAEQVFGGVGFTVEYDIQLYFRRAKQLQISWWDTSYLEELIASEMLD
- a CDS encoding MaoC family dehydratase N-terminal domain-containing protein, giving the protein MSDALPEIPAEVRDWIGEERYREVSEFPVEQGYIWTACASVEMGNPLFWDEKVANELTDGPIAPPTMISTWFRPHHWAPGRTKQALPLQIHFDLKEVLELPEAIMSDYTVTFGEPVRPGDRLRTAQILRTLSDPKTTKLGTGRFWLIDVVYTNQNDEYVGTESYTGFGYRRNAA
- a CDS encoding CoA transferase, yielding MSTTPLLDAITVLNLASVGPAARAARTLADYGASVVQVGPIAKQGAVQIQPPFHTYGAGRGLKHIAIDMKSDAGREGFLRLVEHADVMIESFRPGVVDRLGIGYAEVSARNERIVYCSTTGYGQDGPASSWAGHDINYLAMSGFLACTEPREDGGPPIPGATVADSAGGGMHAAMSIMAALVKRGHDGNNGKGTYLDVSATEGVLSLMALAIDQYLATGQVAGPRQVLLTGRYAFYDVYPTKDGKWVSVGAIEPKFYVNLCNALELSQYAKSQLDDAMQDEIREAFKQAFLTRTRDEWTEALAPNDTCVAPVLTIPEVVDDPHHAARKIFMQAIHVEHGEFRQVGPILAGGIRDQPTHQVRPAGCSDASELLTAAGYDAGEIAKLAAEGAIE
- a CDS encoding LLM class flavin-dependent oxidoreductase encodes the protein MDIGMNVPVMVPGLDRETLLAWCVGIDKGPYSSLAVGERINFPNLAAMVTLSVAAAVTNRVRIMSYVLIMPMHNAVNRAKELATIDVISGGRLCLGVGAGAREEDYQALGATFSKRRLSQLEQQIATMKRVWAGEIVVEGPLRPVEPAPLQPGGPEILAASLSEPAIKHVSRWADGLAGFSFGPSIKEIDNSFALARKYWKESGRESQPRLVTSFWFALGSDARGQLDRYLNRYLNFFEPDVAQKLAESVSCDSAQALKDWVRRVEDTGADELSLVPTTSDPAELDRVADALGW